The window GATGCGCCTTTCAGCGGCCACTGACACGGGAATGGCGCGCGACGGTTGCCAGGCGATGCCGAGCGCGCCCTCGGGGGAGGCGGGATGGTTGAAGGCGCTGCTTACGCGTCCATAGGCGGCGGCACGGCCGGTGGCGGCAGGCGTCAGGTCATAATCGAGCCGCAGGCCAGCCTGTGATCCACCCAATCGGCCTCCAGTGATGATGTCTGCGGGGTCAGCGCTGCCCGCGCGCCAAAGCAGCCATGCGCTGCCTTGCCAGCGATCCGCCTTTGCAGCCTGTGCAGATTCCAGTGGAATAGCCGGGGGGAAAGCGGGTGAGGACGGTGTGGCACGGTTTGCAGGCAAAGCCGCGATGGCCGAACCGGTTGCGAGTTCTGGTGCAGCCATCAGGATGGCGGCAGCATTTGCAGAATGGCGGACGGAGTTAGCCGAGCTTGTCGCGCCGCGAACAGGGCTGCCCGAGACTGTTTGTGAGCGGCTTTCGAACCGAGTGGCGGTCGCTATGTGAACCGGTAGTGGGCGGGCTGCCGCTGTTCGCACGGGCGTCGGTAGCGGTCCGTCGGGGACCTTGAAGCCGAGCATGTCGCCAGCGACACTGGCGACGCGGATGATGACCCAGCCGCTCATGAGGACGACGAAGAAGCGCACCGGGCGGCCGCTAATGGTGCTGCTCATGCTGTTCTCTAAAGCTGGGGAAAGCGATGTTGCGTCTTGTCCCAGACGAGCGGCTTGCCGAACAGGGAATCAAGATAGAGGAAGACTGCCCGACGGGCGGCGAGCATGGCGATCAGGTTGGCGAGAATAGCGCGGGGAATAGCGCCCAACCCGTATAACCATCCATAGCTTTGTCCCACAAAGACGGCGCGCATCGCGATGCGCCACGCCATGAATGCGAAGTTCAGCCAGAGCAGCATCTCGATCAAGTGTGAGGGTTGATGGAGAGCGTCGAGGCCAAACCAGCTCGCGACCAGAAGCACGCCCCACAGGACGAACGCGACATAGGCGGCGAAGAGGACGAAGGCCGCGATGGCGGCACGGCGGTCGCGGATACGCATCCACCATTCGGCAAAGCCACCCTGCCACCCCATGCGATCCCATCCAGCAAGGGAAATGCCGACCATCCATCGCGCCTTTTGCCGGACCGCGCCATCAAGGCTGTCCGGGAAATATTCGCGTGTCGCGACCAGGTCGCCCGCTCTGTCCCGCATGCGTACGAACACGCCACGGCCTCCCATATTCTTGATCCGCAGACCGACTTCATAATCTTCGGTAAGGGATTCGGGGTCGAACGGCCCGCCATTGGCTGGATTGACCAAGCGATCTAGCGTGAGCCGTTCGAATGCGCAGGCGACGCCGGCCGAGGGCACCGAGGCGCCCATGGCTTCCCGGATGGTCAGGTACTTTCCGTGACTCTCCAGTCATTGGCCGCTGGCGCAATTATTCCCTCTGCCGCTGCTGACCGGTGGATATTAGACCGGCATGCGCGATTATCTGCGAAGTGTGTTGCCGAAATGATCCATAAACTCAGCCGCTTTCGCAGCGAGCGGGCGGACGTTTTCTCGTCGGTAGGTGAAGGGCATCTGGCGGACAGGAGCGGCATAGCACATCGCAACTGTTGCTTGCTCAACGTCGGGCGGAGACACGCCGAGCAGCGTAGCATAGATGGGGCATGAACCCTTTCGCTCCGGCGTGGTCAGCAGCTCCATATTCTGATCGAGAAAACTGAAGCCGAGATAGACGATCTGCTCAGCCTCTAGGAGCGCGCGGTGCATCTCTGACAGCTTCCCTTCATCATCCATTCCCTCTGTGAAGGTCCGCAGGCGCTGATATCCATCTAGGACATCCTCATAATCGACAGCCTCGTTGGGAAATCCGTGAAGATGGCTATGGTTCGGTATGAAATCATAGCTCAACTCTCCCACGGTTCCATAAGGATGCCAGATCCGAAGATTGCTCCTGATGATTTCGCCGATTTGCTCTGAGGGCGCGTTTGTCAGCATACGGATCGCGCGAAAGAAGCCGACCTCGATGCACCGATCGTAATTGAAGCATATGAAGCTCACATTGTTAAAAACGTTCGCCACCGTTTCCAACTCTGTGTCGGCATTCATGCCGTGGAATAGTTTCATCAGCCAAGTCTGGCCAAGCAAACTCAGGTTTTCGTGCTTCCGGCTCAACAATGAAGAGCGTTCGCTGCTTAAGATGCAGTAGGTGATCGCCATTTTACCCAGCGCGACCATCGTGGGATCAGAACGATGGAAATGGAGATATTGGTCGATACTCTGCTTCGTGTGCAGTCCCGCCGCAAAGGTCGAAAACTTCGTGTCCACCTCGTGATCCGAGCCGGGTAAACGCGACTTTCGGAAGGCGCTTCGAACGGCTGAGGAGCGATCTTGGCATTCGCTATATATTTGATCCCGCAACTCCGGGCCGAGAGGCAGGCCGAATTCCTTGCTGCATCCAGCCCCAGCGATGAAGACAGTCTTTTTTCGGTACATGATCGCAATGATGATAAGGCTGACGCGAATCGTCAATCAACTGAAGCCCTTCCGATCATGATCTCCTCTCTCCTGCTCGCCGCTGCCATAACCGTCGTCGATGGTGACACCCTCCGGATCAACGGCGAACGCATCCGCCTGCTTGGGATCGACGCGCCAGAGATCCACGGATGCCGGCAGGGCAGGGTGTGCGTTCCTAGTGACGGGCAGGCCAGCAAGCGCAGTCTGGAGGCGATTATGAGCGGTCAGATCAGCGTCCAGCGCGTTGGTCAGGATCGCTATGGCCGTACACTGGCGCAGGTCTATGTTCGCGGCAGGAATGTGGCCTGCGAGCAGCTTAGGCGGGGACAGGCTGTGTATGTCGGCAAGTGGGATAACGGAGGACTTCTGGCGGCAGATTGCCGTTAACCCACTCGATGCTTTAGCCGTGGAAGCATTTTCCTTTTTGTTTTCAAAGGCTGTTCCCCCAAATCATCGCCACAGGCGGCCACGGCTTTGCGCGGGTCTCAGAGGCATGGGGGAACGGAAACGCGTGGCTCTACGCCTCTGCAGCAGCCTTAATCCGCTGGTTGAGGTCACCATAGAGCTCCGCCAACAGCGCAGAACCTTCCGCTTCGGTCTTTTCGAGCGCTTCCAACGTAAATTCCTCAGCCTTCTCCATCAGGTCGGCAAATGGCCCGATATGATTTCCGGCCTTCATCTCTGGTATGAATTCGAGGGTGACGTTCGCAAAATCCTTCAGCGACAGTCGATAAACGAGATGCCCGGCACCCTCTTTGACGCCCCAAACACCGTGAGCGATGTCATTCCTCTTTTTCGCATGCACCTTGACGCGACCCATAAGCGCTAGGAAGGCAGGCAGCTCGCTGGCGTCAACCAACTCGGTCGCCACTTTCTTCACGGCTTCCAGCCTAGCGTTGTTCGTGCTGAACTGGCCGAGAAGGGCCATCGCCGCGCGCTGATTATCGTGCATCAGGTGGCCGAGAATGCCTGCTACCGCGGCCTCAATCAGGGACCACCCGGTGAAGATGCGTCCC of the Sphingobium herbicidovorans genome contains:
- a CDS encoding SIR2 family protein, whose amino-acid sequence is MTIRVSLIIIAIMYRKKTVFIAGAGCSKEFGLPLGPELRDQIYSECQDRSSAVRSAFRKSRLPGSDHEVDTKFSTFAAGLHTKQSIDQYLHFHRSDPTMVALGKMAITYCILSSERSSLLSRKHENLSLLGQTWLMKLFHGMNADTELETVANVFNNVSFICFNYDRCIEVGFFRAIRMLTNAPSEQIGEIIRSNLRIWHPYGTVGELSYDFIPNHSHLHGFPNEAVDYEDVLDGYQRLRTFTEGMDDEGKLSEMHRALLEAEQIVYLGFSFLDQNMELLTTPERKGSCPIYATLLGVSPPDVEQATVAMCYAAPVRQMPFTYRRENVRPLAAKAAEFMDHFGNTLRR
- a CDS encoding thermonuclease family protein; this encodes MISSLLLAAAITVVDGDTLRINGERIRLLGIDAPEIHGCRQGRVCVPSDGQASKRSLEAIMSGQISVQRVGQDRYGRTLAQVYVRGRNVACEQLRRGQAVYVGKWDNGGLLAADCR